A window of the Citrus sinensis cultivar Valencia sweet orange chromosome 9, DVS_A1.0, whole genome shotgun sequence genome harbors these coding sequences:
- the LOC127899905 gene encoding uncharacterized protein LOC127899905, with protein MIFVCRFSEEYRNGAKTFVNKAKESAGNVDYIICPCEKFRNLRYQHVDIVYEHLVITGMNPAYDTWVFHGENPNMHVHNEDAQVSDTYRMYRDVYDQVSDTEGESPEKIEEVILQELENVESPLYPGCTEYTRLSATVLLYKHKSVHGLSDKSFSDLLQILRGMLPANNTLPDSIYSTKKLLKVFDLGDELEYLEDIEFSESDTDSNSESDSDATTALSPHMKKKTRGPAKIDFVAPIDGKRIEVIFNEYGQPICRNSNRLSSFIGCLVRQMVPLTLDSWHRVESDLRERLWTCVKQQFNVDGSHRRYIMSAMGRSWRNYKSVLTRKIRALVKSNDVTRKLEALKSLKPRNIKSEQQWQKFIKERVSAEFKLKSKRFKKMRLKQTNIHRTSRKGMARLRHEMMQERPNSLITRVDVWICAHTKKDRTAINEDVAEKLKKINEYQRTQVSEDASTIHGDALTHVLGKERNGRVRGAGSGVTATLMNLEALSKSHTAQIKMELKDLKKLFEELKAAFIKNTSKQEDHNETSHKRKCLEDTSHAKKAKTCGSTFTNIENARCRLLDWMGIGKVVGEGTIASRDPLAKVHHICLGPDCWKVWVTIALVEDTHLYRATSEFHVLSDAIGSTIAWPKNYILLE; from the exons atgatatttgttTGTAGATTTTCTGAGGAGTATAGAAATGGGGCTAAAACATTTGTCAACAAGGCTAAAGAAAGTGCTGGGAATGTTGATTATATCATATGTCCTTGTGAAAAATTTCGAAACCTTCGTTATCAGCATGTTGATATAGTTTATGAGCACTTAGTTATAACAGGAATGAATCCTGCATATGATACTTGGGTTTTTCATGGAGAAAATCCCAATATGCATGTACACAATGAAGATGCTCAAGTGTCAGATACATATAGGATGTATAGAGATGTCTACGATCAGGTTAGTGATACTGAAGGAGAATCTCctgaaaaaatagaagaagTAATTTTGCAAGAATTGGAAAATGTTGAATCTCCATTATATCCAGGGTGTACAGAATATACAAGGTTATCAGCAACTGTACTTTTGTACAAACATAAATCTGTGCATGGTTTATCGGATAAAAGTTTTAGTGATTTACTTCAAATCCTTAGAGGTATGCTACCTGCAAATAATACACTACCTGACTCTATCTACTCAACCAAAAAGTTGTTAAAGGTCTTTGACCTTGG AGATGAGCTTGAATACCTAGAAGATATAGAATTTTCAGAATCAGATACAGATTCTAACTCTGAATCTGATTCTGATGCTACAACTGCCCTCTCCCCTCatatgaaaaagaagacaAGGGGCCCTGCAAAGATAGATTTTGTAGCACCTATTGATGGAAAACGTATTGAGGtcatttttaatgaatatgGACAACCTATTTGTAGAAATTCAAATAGGTTATCTTCTTTTATAGGTTGTTTAGTGCGACAAATGGTACCGTTGACCTTGGATAGTTGGCATAGAGTGGAATCAGACTTAAGAGAAAGACTTTGGACTTGTGTTAAG CAACAATTTAATGTTGATGGAAGTCATAGAAGATATATAATGAGTGCAATGGGTAGGAGCTGGAGGAATTACAAATCAGTTTTAACACGTAAAATCAGAGCATTGGTTAAAAGCAATGATGTAACAAGAAAGCTTGAGGCATTGAAAAGCTTGAAACCAAGGAACATAAAATCTGAGCAACAATGGCAAAAGTTTATTAAAGAGAGAGTTTCTGCTGAGTTTAAA TTGAAGAGTAAGaggtttaaaaaaatgagattaaaaCAAACTAACATCCACAGGACAAGTCGAAAAGGGATGGCTCGTTTAAGACATGAAATG ATGCAAGAGAGACCAAACTCACTGATAACTAGGGTTGATGTGTGGATTTGTGCACATACTAAGAAGGATAGGACTGCAATTAATGAGGATGTTGCTGAAAAACTG aaaaaaattaatgaatatcaGAGGACACAAGTGAGTGAAGATGCCTCAACAATTCACGGTGATGCTCTGACCCATGTGCTAGGAAAAGAACGTAATGGGCGTGTACGAGGGGCTGGATCTGGAGTTACGGCAACGTTGATGAATTTAGAAGCACTTAGCAAGTCTCATACTgcacaaattaaaatggaacTAAAAGATCTCAAAAAACTATTCGAGGAACTCAAGGCTGCATTCATTAAGAACACTAGCAAACAAGAg GATCACAATGAGACAAGCCACAAAAGGAAATGTTTGGAAGACACTTCACATGCGAAA AAAGCTAAAACATGTGGAAGCACTTTcacaaatattgaaaatgcTCGTTGTAGATTACTAGATTGGATGGGAATAGGAAAAGTTGTAGGGGAAGGAACAATTGCATCAAGAGATCCACTTGCCAAAGTACATCATATATGTCTTGGACCAGATTGCTGGAAAGTTTGGGTGACAATTGCACTAGTTGAAGATACTCACTTATATCGTGCTACATCTGAGTTTCATGTTCTTAGTGATGCAATTGGAAGCACAATTGCTTGGCCAAAAAACTACATCTTGTTGGAGTAG